The genomic segment TTTGCCCGGCAAAGAAGTGGCGAAACTGCGGGCGGGAAGGAGTAAACCCTGTTATAATCGGGGTTAATGGACAATCCATACAAGAAATATGACAGCAATTTCTACAAGGAATTTGACAAAGAAGGGTTTGCCCACTCAGCGGAGCGGGTTCTCTCTGTTGTGGCTGAATCCCTGCCGCCAATCAAGTCGGCGGTTGATGTCGGGTGCGGAACGGGGTATTGGCTTCAAACACTGAAAGCAAACCACCAAACGGAAACCGTAAAGGGGATTGACGGGCGCTGGGTTGACCGCCAATATCTCAAAATTCAGGAAGAGGATTTTCTTGAAGCGGATATGGCTAAAGCACTCCCCGATATGAAGCAAAGATTTGATCTTGCTATCAGTCTGGAAGTCGCGGAGCATCTGCCGCCGGAAAGAGCAAACGAATTTGTCAACTACCTGACCACCCTGTCGGACTTTGTTCTCTTTTCCGCCGCTACTCCAATCCAAAGCGGAACCAATCACCTTAACGAACAATGGCAGGACTACTGGGCGGACATATTTGAGAAAAAGGGATACGTCCCGTTTGACATCATCAGGCCCAAGGTGTGGAATGACGGCAAGGTAGTGGGACAATACAAGCAAAACACGGTTCTGTATGTGAACAAAAATAAAACGGAAGAGGTTAATGCCCCATATATTACACGGGAAGAGTTGATGCTCTCGGTCGGTCACCCGTGCCACCTGAACATTACGATGAAAACCATCTTTTGGAGAGGCACTCTGAGAAAGGCGTTGAAGAGATCATTCAAACGAATCTTCAGACTTTAGAAGCCTGAAACAGAGGCAACTCTACTTCAATCTTTTATAGAGATCGTAA from the Candidatus Dadabacteria bacterium genome contains:
- a CDS encoding class I SAM-dependent methyltransferase translates to MDNPYKKYDSNFYKEFDKEGFAHSAERVLSVVAESLPPIKSAVDVGCGTGYWLQTLKANHQTETVKGIDGRWVDRQYLKIQEEDFLEADMAKALPDMKQRFDLAISLEVAEHLPPERANEFVNYLTTLSDFVLFSAATPIQSGTNHLNEQWQDYWADIFEKKGYVPFDIIRPKVWNDGKVVGQYKQNTVLYVNKNKTEEVNAPYITREELMLSVGHPCHLNITMKTIFWRGTLRKALKRSFKRIFRL